The genomic region AcagagaaataaacagaaaagtatttttcatgaaatacaatgttaaatgttctttgaatgtttttgattacatgtaaccttttttttctgagtCTTCCTATTGAGCACGCTGGCTTGCTGTCACACTGCCATGTCCAGGACTGGAGTCACCATTCATGTCATCAGGAAAGTCTGGTTATTGAAGCTGGTTCATATGGTGTTTAATACAGGCTTTACAGCAGGAGAAGCACGTTCTTCAGAGGAAGCTGGAGATGAATGAACTGGCATTTGGACAGAGGGAGGCGGAGCTAACTGCTGATTTAACAACTCTGCGGGCTGAGGTGGAGAAACATCAGAGTCAAGGGCGTGACCGGCGAAAAGATGAAAGCGAGCAGATGATCCAGTTAGCCAACCATAACCAGAGACTGGTTGAGCAGCTGGCAGAGGTTTGTTTTAATGGATCAGTGAATCTCTGCACGTATGTTGCATCACAGGAAAATGCAGACTAACAGGTTTAGATAGTCCTACCTTTATTATTCACACCTTTCTCACCTTCCCATTTCTCACACATCTAGGCTGTGACACTGGAGCATTCCTTGAGGACTGAACTGCGTACCATCAGAGACGAAATGGAAGAATCATCTTTTAGCCGAAACATCAGCTTTACACAGTTAGAAAACATACAAGCAGAGGTAAACCCATAAGTAAAACATTGCATACACAAAAGTTTTGGTTTTATTATGAACAGCACACCCAAAAagcacaaagagcagcagtaGCACCACATGAAAGTACAAGTGCAAGTCTTAAGTTCGCAATGAAAAGTCCACAAACCACATCTTTTGGGAGTCAATTTTCATATAGCATAAGCTAAAATCAAATCTCATGTTCGGATAATTTGAGTCTGGCTTGAGACTAAATACCagcaaaaataagtaaaattctTAACGTCATGGAGGTCTGACAAGCCTTCAGTCACAATAATTTGTGTCATCAAAATAACTGTAACGAGAAATAGTGGAAAATTCTTAAAATGTTCAGTTGAGGTGTAAACCAACAATCAGGATGCTGATTTTATAAACCTCTTAACAACCTCGAGGTGTGCAGGAAGTAGGCTTTGGGGTGACATCTGGGCTGACAATGCTAAAACAGCTTTTATATTGCTAGTCTATCCTTTTGATCCTTCTCatacagaacagagttttgCAAGAGCGGCGGTCACACATGGAGACGCAACTAAAAGCTTCAGGGGAAGACAACCAAAGACTTCGCATGGAGCGAGAGCGCTTCAGAGACAGACTGTCAGAAATGCAGATGAAACTCAAAGAGAAAGAAGCAGAGGTGAGCAATAAATCGGAGGCATATTTAGGATCAGCCGTGGTGTTGACCGATGAAACTTGAGGCAGTTATATCTGTTGCAGGAAGCATTGCTCATCACAAGCAGAGGTCACTAACACGTTCtcgatctgtgtgtgtgcatgtgcttgGTGTGTAGATAGAGCAGGAGCAGGGAGTGGTGTTTGAGTTGCGCACCTTGAATCGCTCTCTACAGCGAAAAGCTCTGAACCTGGATGAAGACAGCATCCTGGACAGGACACAAGCAGAACCTTTGTCTCTGCTGAGTGAAATTCAGCAGTCACAGGTGCCCACAGAAACACACCCACCGAGTAACTCCACAGTCTAAGTCAGTGTGTACCGATCCTGTGTACCAAAGCTTGTCTGGATAATCCTTGTACTCGTGTATGTTTACATGATCCATCCGATATTGATTTTTGTCTCTTgagcacagagatttctccagattcacTGAACCTTTTTATTGTTCTGTAGCTGATGATGTCTTCACTTTTTTACACTGACAAACATTATTATGAATTTGTAGGCACAGTATTTTTAAGATTAGTGACCGCTGCCTTTGTTTGCTCCTGAGAAACTTTGTCTCTCTAAAACATTCTCTTTTAAACCCAGTCTTTTACTGACCTGTTTTCCAGTTAACCCaattagttgcaaaatgttccCCTAGCTGTTTCATCTTAGTGCATATTACTTTTTCAGCCATCTGTTGTGAGCGTCCAAGCGTTTTTGAGAAAACACTGACATAAATTGGTACAGATCAGCTTATGTATTCAGCATAAGTGAATGTGGTGATCTAGGCAGGTAAAAAGAGTCCTTTTCCACACTGAAAAAATCTCACTTTTTCAAATTTACCTTGCTTATACATTAATCTCGCCCATATAGTGCACAAGTCTgccaaaaaaagcaacatattTGCAGGACAAATTTGCATTAACAGCACAAATGCCTAGTTAAGTGTTGGACCCCTCTGACTTTTTGTGATGCGGTGTATATCTCTCCTGTTACAGGCTAAAGAGGCTCTTCTAGCTCACTCCACAGTGCTGCAAGCGAGAGATGAAGAAATACAGGCACTCAAAGAACAGGTCAGTGAAACTGTATGCTGTATATACTGTCCTTACTGCTGCAGGAATAGAAAAAGACATATTTGCTGATTTGTCTAGCAAAAACAGACAATATAGGAAGCACCAACTGAAGTCAcggaattacattttttaataatgtgCTATAGAATCAGTATGTTTAAGTTTGGATTAATTTAATCAACATGTGTTGATTAAATTGTGAAGACGTGTGTGATGTGACGATTTGAGGCTAACTGTGTGACATTATGTAGCCTATTTTTCTCTGCTCAGCTTTTATCTGTGCACGACTTTATAATATCACATTTATTTTGGAGGCCAATCATGCTCTAATATGCAATGTTCTGATCAATGTGAGTGATGTATTTACACATCAGCTTGAAGGTCAGAGAGAAGAACTCGAGTCTCTGAGGGAGGAAATTCAGCTGTGTGGCCGCAGTTCAGGAAAGCCAAGCTACAGGTAATGCTATGCTGATTAGTTTAGTTTCTCTcaattttatttagattttattaagataaatctgtttttaaaatttccatTTAGGTCCTTAGAAAGTGAACTGGTCACGGTGCGTCAAGAGAAAGAATCACTAACTCAGCAGCTTCTCAACACCATCAAGCAGAAGGTGGCGCTGTCTCAAGAGCTGGAGGCCTGGCAGGTTTGTGTACCTGGATACAAAACTACAGATAGTCTCTTTTGGAAAAATggactttaaaaaattattatacTTTTGTAATCTGAACCTTTGCTCTTGCTCCAGGAGGACATGCGGGTGGTGATAAATCAACAGGTTCAGcaaagggaggaggagaggaagaaagagagccAGCAAGAAAAAGGTGTTACAGGATTCCAAAGAAGCAGGTCTTTGAGAATGAAGGGAGAAGGATCGAAAGGATTCCTCTCTTTTTTCAAAGATATATAACAGCAAGAAGACTCCCAGGTTTAAATGGAC from Astatotilapia calliptera chromosome 10, fAstCal1.2, whole genome shotgun sequence harbors:
- the LOC113031140 gene encoding BICD family-like cargo adapter 2, yielding MFSKNSLPSPSLEDSFFPLSPSSSVSLSFGLPSSTSSPGSTDSGGGIETDLILAAELGRALLEKNEELAASLEQRERELEALQQEKHVLQRKLEMNELAFGQREAELTADLTTLRAEVEKHQSQGRDRRKDESEQMIQLANHNQRLVEQLAEAVTLEHSLRTELRTIRDEMEESSFSRNISFTQLENIQAENRVLQERRSHMETQLKASGEDNQRLRMERERFRDRLSEMQMKLKEKEAEIEQEQGVVFELRTLNRSLQRKALNLDEDSILDRTQAEPLSLLSEIQQSQAKEALLAHSTVLQARDEEIQALKEQLEGQREELESLREEIQLCGRSSGKPSYRSLESELVTVRQEKESLTQQLLNTIKQKVALSQELEAWQEDMRVVINQQVQQREEERKKESQQEKGVTGFQRSRSLRMKGEGSKGFLSFFKDI